The Mercurialis annua linkage group LG8, ddMerAnnu1.2, whole genome shotgun sequence genome window below encodes:
- the LOC126661868 gene encoding uncharacterized protein LOC126661868, giving the protein MDPPGDDIPPATNRGDRETEPPALNLFPPGSEEGETSDPQAIRQTAPPINGASNEEPISSQAMFKAFLEITSLLKDIKQTVSLQSQEPKSTKSSAEKSTSSLDKGKEPLGLEKTPDNSTQRQNAPITIPDEERWMEEQHAPKEGEEHLEEKVRQVMSRLGIRCEDIDTSLRSDSPLADLIISHEFPAKFKYPPNLESYDGTGCPKSHVHKFQAVINVQTNLDHVLCKLFPTTLKGLAQEWYQSLKPGSIQTFKQFSGLFQARFVACIPQKKLSTDLLAIMQRDGETLRKYIERFNKEAMQIEELSQEIAYTALLNGTTNSDLRKELLAKSPKSFATLMTIAHTQIRVDDGQREIENRHGRTEERTFSERRNGDRSPIGKRFGEKGNDRFRNKRKTDEDRRYTPLNTTRTNVLFWVKDNREKVRWPRKMNASSASKRDNSKYCEFHRDNGHTTDECWHLEEEIEKLIGRGSLSQFVKRDAETREMEAERKKERKEETTRRPRPDPAGVVNVIMGGSTGGDSNTTRKKAARTVYSVSPSAPEAKKFGSISFSEGDSHGLSLPHEDALVVKGRLNNFEVSRMLVDTGSSVNMITMEVFGRIGLKKESLTRVSTPLVGLGGKSVQVEGSLEISIQLGDGEIYKEVRAEFMVVNMDFAYNAILGRPLLHDTCASICVRYLLMKIPTREGDAEVRGCQKSAREAYFTALKKVHVTLPVLTMEPPERPEKVEHYGRTTKIELSPGKEIVVGDELEEGIKRSLTENLRTLGDSFAWTTEELIGVNPDVICHRLNIAADSKPVVQKKRRHSPEKQLAIAEEIAKLKEANVIKDAYYPKWVANVVMVKKSNGTYRMCVDFTDLNKACPKDSFPLPSIDQLVDSTAGHALYAFLDAKAGYHQIPMASEDQEKTAFVTDQGLFCYKMMPFGLKNAGATYQRLVNFIFRDQIGKHMEVYVDDMIIKSVRTEDHPEDVKVVLETLKRYQLKLNPEKCVFGVPAGKFFGYMVSQRGIEANPDKIEAVLKMAPPRTIHEVQKLNGRITALGRFMSCSAKRCLPFFKTLKQIKNFTWTAECQQAFEELKSFLSSPPLLARPNPGDVLYLYISCSDETIAGVLVSEKGGEQYPIYYISKVLRDAELRYLKLEKLALCVYTATIKLRHYFEGHQVIVRTDQPLRKILQKAETSGRIAEWAVKIGSLGVIYEARKALKAQALADFFAELTFKEPMEDKTIPWEIHVDGAVCGEGAGIGVVLKGPGRVQMEYSARLEFPASNNVAEYEALITGLQLCEELNISEVQIYSDSQLVVNQVSGNFEVKEATLKKYAKQAKTFFANNGRSWSLQQIPRAMNGRSDELAKWAATKNYDSMRNIPHEIKRRPSFQEEIEEGEVLMVEGEETWMTPLTAYLANGILPEVRKEAKRIVILSSKFGIYNGQLYKRSFTHPWLRCVDKEEGEYIMKELHEGTCGAHDGASTLVRKALLQGYYWPTMKEQATTLVRGCWPCQQHALVPRKQASEMKPIGSAWPFAQWGMDILGPLPLATGQRKFLVVAIDHFTKWIEAEPLAKITQQRITNFFFRSILCRFGIPKVLITDNGKQFDSAKFRKFCAEYQINLRFTSVYHPQSNGQTEVANRILLAGLKRRLDEYKGRWVEELYNVLWNYRTTPRESTGETPFALAYGTEAVIPVEIGAPTPRTEDNQLNLEENEEELRNNLDLLVEKINRSDIRMEAYRQKMAKHFNSHVKKRKFKLGDLVMRKTEVKKGETGSGKLQPNWEGPYTISEIIKEGTFKLTNSMGRIIPRTWNANNLRKI; this is encoded by the coding sequence ATGGATCCCCCAGGAGATGATATCCCGCCGGCCACCAACAGAGGAGACAGGGAAACAGAACCGCCGGCCCTGAATCTGTTTCCCCCAGGCAGTGAAGAAGGAGAAACTAGTGACCCTCAGGCGATAAGACAGACGGCACCTCCAATCAATGGAGCGTCGAATGAGGAGCCCATTAGCAGTCAGGCGATGTTCAAAGCTTTCTTGGAGATCACCAGTTTACTCAAAGACATCAAACAGACAGTATCGCTACAATCGCAAGAGCCCAAATCAACAAAATCATCTGCAGAGAAGTCGACCTCATCCTTAGATAAGGGAAAGGAACCGCTCGGACTAGAAAAGACGCCGGACAACTCTACCCAGAGACAAAACGCCCCCATAACAATCCCGGACGAGGAAAGGTGGATGGAAGAACAACATGCTCCCAAGGAAGGAGAAGAACATCTGGAGGAAAAAGTACGTCAGGTCATGAGCAGGCTCGGGATAAGATGTGAAGACATAGATACATCCCTTCGGAGTGATTCACCTCTTGCAGACCTCATCATCTCTCACGAGTTCCCTGCTAAATTCAAGTATCCTCCAAATTTGGAATCTTATGATGGGACCGGTTGCCCCAAGAGCCATGTGCATAAATTCCAAGCAGTAATCAATGTTCAGACAAACCTGGATCATGTATTGTGCAAACTGTTTCCCACTACCCTGAAAGGTCTGGCACAGGAATGGTACCAAAGCTTGAAGCCGGGCTCGATACAAACATTCAAGCAATTCTCAGGATTATTTCAGGCCAGGTTCGTAGCATGCATCCCTCAAAAGAAGCTGTCCACAGATCTGCTAGCCATCATGCAAAGAGACGGGGAAACACTCAGGAAATATATAGAAAGGTTCAACAAGGAGGCGATGCAGATAGAAGAACTGAGTCAGGAGATCGCCTATACAGCACTGCTCAACGGGACCACTAATTCAGACCTGAGAAAAGAATTGCTggctaaatcaccaaaatcGTTCGCTACGTTGATGACCATCGCACATACACAAATCCGGGTGGATGACGGACAGAGAGAGATAGAAAACCGGCATGGACGGACGGAAGAAAGAACATTCTCAGAGAGAAGGAATGGGGATAGATCGCCCATAGGAAAAAGGTTCGGGGAAAAAGGCAACGACCGTTTCAGAAATAAGAGAAAAACGGATGAGGACAGGCGATACACCCCCCTAAACACTACCAGAACCAATGTATTATTCTGGGTGAAAGACAACCGGGAGAAGGTCAGGTGGCCAAGAAAAATGAATGCCTCATCAGCCAGCAAGAGGGACAACAGCAAATACTGTGAGTTCCACAGAGATAACGGCCACACCACAGATGAATGCTGGCACCTGGAGGAAGAAATAGAGAAATTAATAGGGAGAGGCTCCCTTTCCCagttcgtgaaaagggacgccgAAACCAGGGAAATGGAagcagaaagaaagaaagaaagaaaagaagagacCACCAGAAGACCTAGGCCGGACCCCGCAGGCGTGGTCAACGTGATAATGGGCGGATCAACTGGAGGAGACAGCAACACCACAAGAAAGAAAGCGGCTAGGACGGTCTATTCTGTCAGCCCAAGTGCACCAGAAGCAAAGAAATTTGGAAGCATATCTTTTTCAGAAGGAGATAGCCATGGCTTATCACTCCCCCACGAAGACGCCCTGGTTGTCAAGGGGCGACTAAACAATTTCGAAGTATCCCGGATGCTTGTAGACACGGGAAGTTCGGTCAACATGATCACGATGGAGGTGTTTGGAAGGATCGGACTAAAAAAGGAAAGTTTGACACGAGTATCCACTCCATTGGTAGGACTGGGAGGCAAATCAGTACAGGTGGAAGGATCATTAGAGATAAGCATCCAACTAGGGGATGGAGAAATCTATAAAGAAGTCCGAGCGGAATTCATGGTAGTCAATATGGACTTCGCCTACAACGCAATCCTGGGAAGGCCACTACTACACGACACGTGCGCATCCATTTGCGTAAGGTACTTACTGATGAAAATCCCGACCAGGGAAGGCGATGCAGAAGTCAGAGGATGTCAGAAATCAGCAAGAGAGGCATACTTCACGGCCCTCAAAAAAGTTCATGTAACTTTGCCAGTGTTAACAATGGAACCTCCAGAAAGGCCAGAGAAAGTAGAACATTATGGGCGAACCACGAAGATAGAGCTATCCCCAGGAAAAGAGATAGTGGTCGGAGACGAGCTGGAGGAAGGGATCAAGCGGTCTCTGACAGAGAATCTCAGAACACTGGGAGACTCCTTTGCCTGGACAACAGAAGAACTGATCGGAGTAAACCCGGATGTCATATGCCATCGGTTAAACATAGCGGCCGACTCAAAACCCGTggtacaaaagaaaagaagacaCTCGCCCGAAAAACAGCTAGCCATTGCAGAAGAAATCGCCAAGCTGAAGGAAGCAAACGTGATCAAAGATGCTTATTACCCAAAGTGGGTGGCCAACGTAGTAATGGTGAAAAAGTCCAACGGCACTTATCGAATGTGTGTTGACTTCACAGATCTAAACAAGGCATGTCCTAAAGATAGTTTCCCATTACCAAGCATCGATCAATTAGTAGACTCCACGGCAGGCCACGCCCTATACGCGTTCCTGGACGCCAAAGCAGGATACCATCAAATACCCATGGCATCAGAAGACCAGGAAAAAACGGCTTTCGTAACAGACCAGGGGTTATTTTGTTATAAGATGATGCCGTTCGGCCTAAAAAACGCGGGTGCCACATATCAACGATTGGTGAACTTCATATTCAGAGATCAGATTGGAAAacacatggaagtttatgtggatgacatgattATTAAGAGTGTCAGGACTGAAGACCACCCAGAGGATGTGAAGGTAGTCTTAGAAACACTGAAAAGATACCAATTAAAGCTAAATCCGGAGAAGTGTGTATTTGGAGTACCGGCAGGAAAGTTCTTCGGATACATGGTCTCCCAGCGTGGGATTGAAGCCAACCCAGACAAAATTGAAGCAGTCCTGAAAATGGCACCACCCCGGACCATTCACGAAGTCCAGAAACTCAACGGCCGGATCACAGCCCTAGGTCGATTCATGTCTTGctcggccaaacgatgtttACCTTTCTTCAAAACCCTGAAACAAATCAAGAACTTCACATGGACAGCAGAATGCCAGCAGGCGTTCGAGGAATTGAAAAGCTTCCTATCCTCACCCCCACTTTTGGCGAGACCAAATCCGGGCGAcgtgttatatttatacatctcttGCTCTGACGAAACAATAGCAGGAGTATTGGTATCGGAAAAAGGAGGAGAACAATACCCGATTTACTACATTAGCAAAGTACTCAGAGATGCGGAGCTAAGATACCTAAAGCTGGAAAAGCTGGCGCTATGTGTATACACCGCCACCATCAAGCTCCGACATTACTTCGAAGGACACCAAGTCATTGTGAGGACCGACCAACCATTACGAAAAATCCTCCAGAAGGCGGAGACAAGTGGACGCATAGCAGAATGGGCTGTCAAAATAGGAAGCTTGGGCGTTATCTATGAAGCTAGAAAAGCACTGAAAGCTCAGGCACTAGCCGACTTCTTCGCAGAATTAACGTTCAAGGAACCCATGGAGGACAAAACGATCCCCTGGGAGATACACGTCGATGGAGCAGTTTGCGGAGAAGGAGCGGGTATCGGAGTCGTGCTCAAAGGACCAGGGAGAGTCCAAATGGAATACTCGGCAAGACTTGAATTTCCAGCTTCCAACAATGTTGCGGAATATGAGGCGCTGATAACAGGGTTGCAATTGTGCGAAGAACTCAATATCTCCGAAGTCCAGATCTATAGTGATTCACAACTGGTCGTGAACCAAGTCTCAGGGAACTTCGAAGTAAAAGAAGCTACACTGAAGAAATACGCCAAGCAAGCCAAAACCTTCTTTGCCAATAATGGGCGATCCTGGTCGTTACAGCAAATACCGAGAGCAATGAATGGAAGATCAGACGAATTGGCAAAGTGGGCAGCAACAAAGAATTACGATTCAATGAGAAACATTCCTCATGAAATCAAACGACGGCCTAGCTTCcaagaagaaattgaagaaggCGAAGTACTGATGGTAGAAGGAGAAGAAACCTGGATGACCCCCCTCACAGCATACTTGGCTAATGGAATACTCCCTGAGGTTAGAAAGGAAGCCAAAAGAATAGTAATACTATCATCAAAGTTCGGAATATACAATGGCCAGCTGTACAAACGGTCGTTCACCCATCCCTGGCTAAGATGTGTGGACAAAGAAGAAGGAGAGTACATCATGAAAGAATTACATGAGGGGACCTGCGGAGCACATGACGGAGCATCAACACTGGTCAGGAAAGCCCTGTTACAAGGCTATTATTGGCCCACGATGAAAGAACAAGCTACAACGCTAGTAAGAGGATGCTGGCCTTGCCAGCAACATGCTTTGGTACCAAGAAAGCAAGCTTCAGAAATGAAACCGATCGGCAGTGCATGGCCCTTCGCCCAGTGGGGTATGGATATCCTAGGACCTCTCCCTTTGGCTACAGGACAACGGAAGTTCTTGGTAGTGGCAATCGACCACTTCACTAAGTGGATAGAAGCAGAACCACTGGCGAAGATCACCCAGCAACGCataactaactttttctttagatcTATCTTGTGCAGGTTTGGAATACCGAAGGTGCTAATCACAGACAATGGAAAGCAGTTCGACTCAGCGAAATTCAGAAAGTTCTGTGCCGaatatcaaatcaatttgaGGTTCACCTCGGTTTATCATCCACAATCAAATGGGCAAACCGAAGTGGCCAACAGGATTCTACTGGCCGGACTAAAAAGAAGATTAGACGAATACAAAGGAAGATGGGTAGAAGAACTCTACAACGTCCTATGGAACTACCGTACCACCCCTAGAGAATCAACGGGCGAAACTCCATTCGCCCTAGCTTATGGAACGGAGGCTGTAATTCCTGTAGAGATCGGCGCACCCACGCCAAGGACAGAGGACAACCAGCTAAACCTAGAAGAAAACGAAGAAGAGCTCAGGAACAATCTGGATCTCCTGGTTGAAAAAATCAACAGATCAGATATCAGGATGGAAGCTTACAGACAAAAgatggccaaacatttcaacagccatgtaaagaaaagaaaattcaaactagGCGACCTCGTCATGCGGAAGACCGAagtcaaaaaaggagaaacaggAAGCGGAAAACTGCAgccaaactgggaaggaccttacACCATCAGTGAGATCATTAAGGAAGGAACATTTAAGCTCACCAACTCCATGGGAAGAATCATACCAAGAACATGGAACGCCAACAACTTGAGGAAGATCTAG